GCGGAACGTCTCGGTGGTGGACAGGCACTCGCCCGGCGGCTCGACGGCGGGCTCGTTCCACACCATGTACATGTGCCCGTAGCCGTGGTGCACGTCGAGGTGCTCGATCTGCATGGTGGCGGGCAGCACGTAGTCGGCGTAGTCGACGGTGTCGGTCGGGAACTGCTCCATCACCACCGTGAACAGGTCCTCCCGCGTCAGCGCCGCCCTGATCCGGTTCTGGTCCGAGGTGGAGCCGAGGGGGTTGGCCGCGTAGACCCACAGGCACTTGACCGACTCGTCCAGACCGTCGGCCAGCCGGGTCATCGTGAGCGTACGCACGGGGTGCGGCAGCAGGTCGTCGCGGGGGTCGGGGCCCGCGGGGGCGTACCCCGAGGTGGAGTACGCCACCCCGCCGCCGGGGTACCGCCAGTCGCCGGTGACGCCGGGGATGCAGGCGATCGCCCGCATCGCCGCCCCGCCGCCCGCGTGCCGCTGGATGCCCATCGTGGCCCGGATGCCGGTCGGGCGGGTGTGCGCGAGCCGTACACCGAGGGCGCGGACGCGTTCCTCGGGCAGGCCGGTGATCTCCGCCACCAGCGCCGGGGGATGCCTGCGGATCTCGGCCTCGAACTCGTCCCAGCCGGTCGTGTGCTCCTCGATGTACGCGCGGTCCTCCGCGCCCTCCTCCAGCACGACGTTCAGCAGGCCGAGGGCGAGCGCGGCGTCGGTGCCCGGCCTGATCGGCAGGTGCTCGTCCGCCTGGTCGGCCGTACGCGTGCGGATGGGGTCGATCGCCACGACGTACGCTCCGGCGGCGCGGGCGTCCTGGACGAACTTCCACAGGTGGTGGCCGCTGGTCAGCGTGTTGGTGCCCCACAGCAGGATCAGCCGCGACAGGGCGAACGTCTCGGGGTCCATGCCGCCGGGAGTCCCGTTGACGTACCGCAGCCCGTCGTTGCCGGCCCGCGCGCAGATGTTGAGGTCGTGCCGGGACGCGCCGAGGGCGTTCCAGAACCGCCGCCCCGCGTTGCCCGACTCGCCCTGGACGTACCCGAGCGTCCCGGTGCCCTGGTAGGGCCAGATCGCCTCGCCGCCGTGCTCCTCGACGATCGACGCCAGCTTGGCGGCGATCTCCGACAGCGCCTGGTCCAGGCTGATCCGCTCGAACCGGCCGGAACCCTTCGGGCCCACCCTCTTCATCGGGTGGAGAATGCGCTCGGGCGACCGCACCTGCTCCAGGTAGCGGTTGACCTTCACGCACAGGGCCCCGCGCGTGTAGGGGTGGTCGCGGTTGCCGCGCAGCCCGGCGGCCTCGCCGTCGCGTACGGTGACGACCCAGGAACAGGTGTCGGGGCAGTCGAGCGGGCAGGCGCCGAGGACGGGTAGCGACGTGCTCATGGCATCGACGTTAGCGTGCCGTCCGCGGGCGGGCTCTACCGGATTTCCCCGACGTACGCGATGTTCGCGGCGTCCTCGGGATCGGTGCTCGGCGTCCCGGCGAACCACGCGTCCAGGATCTCCGTCAGAACCTGCCGGGAGGTGAGGCGAAGACTGAGCGCGAGCACATTGGCGTCGTTCCACTCGCGGGCGCCCGCGGCGGTGGCGGCATCGGCGCACAGCGCCGCCCGCACCCCCGCGACCTTGTTCGCC
This DNA window, taken from Microbispora sp. ZYX-F-249, encodes the following:
- a CDS encoding molybdopterin-containing oxidoreductase family protein, encoding MSTSLPVLGACPLDCPDTCSWVVTVRDGEAAGLRGNRDHPYTRGALCVKVNRYLEQVRSPERILHPMKRVGPKGSGRFERISLDQALSEIAAKLASIVEEHGGEAIWPYQGTGTLGYVQGESGNAGRRFWNALGASRHDLNICARAGNDGLRYVNGTPGGMDPETFALSRLILLWGTNTLTSGHHLWKFVQDARAAGAYVVAIDPIRTRTADQADEHLPIRPGTDAALALGLLNVVLEEGAEDRAYIEEHTTGWDEFEAEIRRHPPALVAEITGLPEERVRALGVRLAHTRPTGIRATMGIQRHAGGGAAMRAIACIPGVTGDWRYPGGGVAYSTSGYAPAGPDPRDDLLPHPVRTLTMTRLADGLDESVKCLWVYAANPLGSTSDQNRIRAALTREDLFTVVMEQFPTDTVDYADYVLPATMQIEHLDVHHGYGHMYMVWNEPAVEPPGECLSTTETFRRLAREMGLTEPSLYDTDLELAEQTLSQVGISVEEIRKQGWARLRVADPFVPFTEGFPTPSGRLEFASERAEADGLPRVAGYVPSLTARTAPADRPHPLVMITPAAHTFLNTQFANNPELRKRSKGPTVLVNPADAAARGLVDGQAARVFNGNGEFRAYVEVSDRVAPGVVAAPKGHWPKLSAGANPNALVDERDADMGRGAVYHDNFVDVAPLSQSELEPLV